One part of the Symphalangus syndactylus isolate Jambi chromosome 1, NHGRI_mSymSyn1-v2.1_pri, whole genome shotgun sequence genome encodes these proteins:
- the IQCF3 gene encoding IQ domain-containing protein F3 gives MGSKCCKGGPDEDAVERQRRRKLLLAQLHHRKRVKAAGQIQAWWRGVLVRRTLLVAALRAWMIQCWWRTLVQRRIRQRRQALLRVYVIQEQATVKLQSCIRMWQCRQCYRQMCNALCLFQVPESNLAFQTDGFLQVQYAIPSKQPEFHIEIRSI, from the exons ATGGGCAGTAAATGCTGT AAAGGTGGTCCAGATGAAGATGCAGTAGAAAGACAGAGGCGGCGGAAG TTGCTTCTTGCACAACTGCATCACAGAAAAAGGGTGAAGGCGGCTGGGCAGatccaggcctggtggcgtgGGGTCCTGGTGCGCAGGACCCTGCTAGTCGCTGCCCTCAGGGCCTGGATGATTCAGTGCTGGTGGAGGACGTTGGTGCAGAGACGGATCCGTCAGCGGCGGCAGGCCCTGTTGAGGGTCTATGTCATCCAGGAGCAGGCAACGGTCAAGCTCCAGTCCTGCATCCGCATGTGGCAGTGCCGGCAATGTTACCGCCAAATGTGCAATGCTCTCTGCTTGTTCCAGGTCCCAGAGAGCAACCTTGCCTTCCAGACTGATGGCTTTTTACAGGTCCAATATGCAATCCCTTCAAAGCAGCCAGAGTTCCACATTGAAATCCGATCAATCTGA
- the LOC129480823 gene encoding IQ domain-containing protein F5-like, whose product MGIQCFVRDNQSIQRCRQGEKDGHVRQSMMEDVDETTLLKQMEQEKMPPPPKPKPPTDKVLAAKKIQSWWWGTLVQCTLLHTTLRALIIQCWWRQVLARLQAKRQRAALEFCAWQLWTAVRLQSWVCMWHVRWRYCRLLSAVRIIQIYWRWRSCHTHGFFHGSYELTTSQLSLELGVFLGSQVCRITDCIPFPIKN is encoded by the exons ATGGGCATTCAATGTTTTGTAAGAGACAACCAGTCCATTCAAAGATGCAGGCAGGGGGAG AAGGATGGCCATGTTCGCCAAAGCATGATGGAAGATGTTGATGAAACCACACTGTTGAAACAAATGGAGCAGGAGAAAATGCCTCCTCCTCCAAAACCAAAG CCCCCCACTGACAAGGTACTGGCAGCAAAAAAGATCCAGTCCTGGTGGTGGGGCACACTGGTGCAATGCACACTACTGCACACGACCCTCAGAGCTTTGATCATTCAGTGCTGGTGGAGGCAGGTGCTGGCGAGGCTGCAGGCAAAGAGGCAGCGGGCGGCGCTGGAGTTCTGTGCATGGCAGCTATGGACAGCAGTCAGGCTGCAGTCCTGGGTCTGCATGTGGCATGTCCGCTGGCGTTACTGCCGTTTGCTCAGTGCTGTCCGGATCATCCAGATCTATTGGCGCTGGAGAAGTTGCCATACTCATGGCTTTTTCCATGGCAGCTACGAGCTCACAACAAGCCAGCTGAGCCTTGAGCTTGGCGTCTTCCTGGGATCACAGGTTTGCCGAATTACAGACTGCATCCCCTTCCCAATAAAGAACTGA